A window of Erpetoichthys calabaricus chromosome 12, fErpCal1.3, whole genome shotgun sequence contains these coding sequences:
- the LOC127529753 gene encoding GTPase IMAP family member 9-like produces the protein MVQPSELKLVLLGKTGAGISASGNTILGRTEFKSTISSNSITEQCQKAGATINGRDVVVIDTPGFFNTKLTEDEVEGEIVQCSFPSSPGPHAFLVVIPVRIFTKEDMATVRKIQEFLAESAAQYALVLFTHKDQLGKSSSIEDFISVNEHIMKLVQQCGSRYHTFSNKNQTDRTQVTELLGKIDNMVALNRGQSCLMKLEIRKNKSNPESEKSSHCVTKILNLVVAVPTGILLGSLRGVILASLPVLSVAKLDNGRLLTTMPVDFGGNGISLLGVAVLSGVVLGGLTGTALAVKAAINADGPVEAEKDTFNSIMHFAKHRIENVLAVVKLISTVSEKVQIA, from the coding sequence ATGGTGCAGCCTTCCGAGTTGAAGCTGGTGCTTCTTGGGAAGACAGGAGCTGGCATAAGTGCATCAGGAAACACCATTTTGGGCAGAACTGAATTTAAGTCCACTATAAGCTCCAACTCCATCACTGAGCAATGCCAAAAAGCTGGTGCCACCATAAATGGCAGAGATGTTGTTGTGATTGACACCCCAGGCTTCTTTAACACCAAACTTACAGAAGACGAAGTGGAAGGTGAGATTGTGCAGTGTTCATTTCCCTCCTCTCCAGGGCCGCACGCCTTCCTGGTGGTGATTCCTGTTCGCATTTTCACGAAGGAAGACATGGCCACAGTAAGGAAGATCCAGGAGTTCCTAGCTGAGAGTGCCGCCCAGTATGCGTTAGTTTTGTTCACCCACAAAGACCAGTTAGGTAAAAGCAGTAGCATTGAGGACTTCATCTCTGTGAACGAACATATCATGAAACTGGTCCAGCAATGTGGCAGCAGGTACCACACATTCAGCAATAAAAATCAAACTGACCGCACACAGGTCACGGAGCTTCTAGGAAAGATAGACAATATGGTGGCGCTGAATAGAGGACAGAGCTGCTTAATGAAATTGGaaataaggaaaaacaaatcaaaccctgAGTCAGAGAAGTCCAGCCACTGCGTAACGAAGATTCTGAACCTGGTGGTGGCcgtgccaactgggatcctgctAGGGTCCCTGAGGGGTGTAATTTTAGCCTCACTGCCTGTTTTGTCTGTAGCTAAATTAGACAATGGGCGCTTACTGACTACAATGCCGGTGGACTTTGGTGGCAACGGAATATCCCTGTTAGGTGTTGCAGTTTTGAGTGGTGTAGTTTTAGGAGGATTGACAGGTACGGCACTAGCAGTAAAAGCTGCCATCAATGCTGATGGTCcagtggaagctgaaaaagacaCCTTTAACAGTATCATGCATTTTGCAAAACACAGAATAGAAAATGTCTTGGCAGTTGTGAAACTGATAAGCACAGTGAGTGAAAAGGTGCAAATAGCATGA